The following are encoded together in the Coffea arabica cultivar ET-39 chromosome 1c, Coffea Arabica ET-39 HiFi, whole genome shotgun sequence genome:
- the LOC140037748 gene encoding uncharacterized protein — protein MVRNSSPCFASATTISRIVRRGELSTLFLKPFSPSSKTSTPLPTPVDKFLKTDRKNAKANNINDALDHFDHMLQMHPPLPMSYFNSLLAAVAKNKHYNHVYSMYGRILDADLEPDFITLNILLNSCCTLQRVSLGFAVLGVIYRKGYRPNIVTFTSLIKGMGLEGKIGEAVQLFKKIIELGCRPNIKTWGILINALCRSGHSEKALDLHRKMGSGTVPSGSKFKTNLVCYSTIIDGLCKEGLMDKAKELFLEMEGQRISPDVVVYSSLIHGLCDAGEWEEAKGFFITMLDRGIRPNVVTFNILINALCKEGKLSEANGLLDLMIQRVENPDVITFNTLMDGLCLEGKVDDARELFVSMAAKGHECNVISYNILINGYFKCRRSDEAMRLYREMVQKGCKPMISTFNSLLTGLFQDGMVEDARKCFADMQVYGITPESSTNNILLSGFCKNDCLIEAMELFHNLEKSGCELQIETFNCILDGLCKGGKLDIAIELFGTLSERGLVPTVVTYSIMIHGFCKAGNLEKASNMFLEMEEKGCAPNLVTFNTLMRGFCISNEADRVIELLQRLAEREFLPDASTLSVVIDLLSKDDRHMKYLNLIPTFPIQA, from the coding sequence ATGGTTAGAAATTCCTCACCTTGCTTTGCTTCTGCAACTACAATTTCAAGAATCGTTCGCAGAGGTGAGCTTTCAACCTTATTCCTTAAACCCTTTAGTCCCTCCTCAAAAACCTCGACCCCACTCCCAACCCCGGTTgataaatttctcaaaaccgACCGTAAAAATGCCAAAGCCAACAACATCAACGATGCCTTGGACCATTTTGATCACATGCTTCAAATGCATCCCCCTTTACCCATGTCATATTTCAATTCGTTGTTGGCTGCTGTAGCTAAAAATAAGCATTATAATCATGTATATTCCATGTATGGTAGAATTTTGGACGCTGATTTAGAGCCTGATTTTATCACTCTCAATATTTTGCTTAATAGTTGTTGTACTCTGCAAAGGGTCAGTCTTGGTTTTGCTGTTTTGGGGGTTATTTACAGGAAGGGCTATAGGCCAAATATTGTAACTTTTACATCATTGATCAAGGGTATGGGTTTGGAGGGAAAGATTGGTGAAGCTGTACaacttttcaagaaaattattgAGTTAGGTTGTCGACCTAACATTAAAACTTGGGGAATCTTGATAAATGCATTATGTAGGAGTGGACACTCGGAGAAGGCACTGGACCTGCACAGGAAAATGGGGAGTGGGACTGTTCCTTCTGGTTCTAAGTTTAAGACTAATTTAGTTTGTTATAGCACAATCATCGATGGACTTTGTAAGGAGGGTTTAATGGATAAGGCCAAAGAACTCTTTTTGGAGATGGAGGGGCAAAGGATATCTCCTGATGTGGTTGTTTACAGCTCATTGATCCACGGTCTGTGTGATGCGGGTGAGTGGGAGGAGGCTAAAGGTTTTTTCATTACCATGCTGGACCGAGGAATTCGTCCCAATGTTGTTACGTTTAACATCTTGATAAATGCACTTTGCAAAGAGGGAAAGCTGAGTGAGGCAAATGGGTTATTAGATTTGATGATTCAGAGGGTTGAAAATCCTGATGTTATTACTTTCAACACATTGATGGATGGACTTTGCTTGGAGGGTAAGGTTGATGATGCAAGGGAGTTGTTTGTTTCAATGGCTGCGAAAGGCCATGAATGTAACGTGATAAGCTACAATATATTGATCAATGGGTATTTCAAGTGCAGGAGGAGTGATGAAGCCATGAGGCTTTACAGAGAGATGGTGCAAAAGGGATGTAAACCAATGATTAGCACATTCAATTCTTTGCTAACTGGCCTTTTTCAAGACGGTATGGTTGAGGATGCAAGGAAATGTTTTGCAGATATGCAAGTTTATGGCATTACACCAGAGTCTTCTACTAATAATATATTACTGAGTGGATTTTGCAAGAATGATTGCCTTATAGAGGCCATGGAGTTGTTCCACAATCTGGAGAAAAGTGGATGTGAGCTGCAGATTGAGACCTTCAACTGCATCCTGGATGGGTTGTGCAAAGGAGGAAAACTCGATATTGCCATTGAGCTATTTGGCACATTATCTGAGAGAGGTTTGGTGCCAACTGTTGTTACGTATTCCATCATGATACATGGATTTTGTAAAGCTGGTAATTTGGAAAAGGCAAGTAATATGTTTTTGGAGATGGAGGAGAAAGGTTGTGCTCCTAATTTGGTCACCTTCAATACGCTTATGCGAGGTTTCTGTATTAGTAATGAGGCAGATAGAGTGATTGAACTTCTTCAGAGATTGGCAGAGAGAGAGTTTTTACCAGATGCATCTACTTTGTCTGTGGTGATAGACTTGCTGTCTAAGGATGACAGACATATGAAATACCTTAACCTGATACCTACCTTTCCTATCCAGGCTTAA
- the LOC140037747 gene encoding flowering locus K homology domain-like, with amino-acid sequence MADENFEEHDLVNVQETDNVPENSQPSEDAHVPENDSGVAEEKRWPGWPGENVFRMLVPVQKVGGIIGRKGEYIKKICEETKARIKILDGPPGTTERTVMVSAKEEPDLDIPPAMDGLLRIHKRIVDVDSDPANAQSGNGKTVSTRLLVAATQAGSLIGKQGATIKSIQDASHCTIRVLGGEHLPVFALPDDSVVEIQGEPTGLHKAVELIATHLRKFLVDRSVVGVFEMQMQMPNARANQNLPPPQSWGPPTQGFPMNAGGGPGYGAPPQYMPPPRQYDNYYPPADVPPLDKQPRPGHPAFGRDASAGSHTASLQPQPSIVTKVTQNMQIPLSYADAVIGASGVNISYIRRASGATIAIQETRGAPGEMTVEINGSASQVQTAQQLIQNSIAEAATAQNSASGPPGQVYNPYAHGTLYASPPSNTSGHTGHAPAGDYSSMYGASYGY; translated from the exons ATGGCTGATGAAAATTTTGAGGAACATGATTTGGTCAATGTGCAAGAGACAGATAATGTGCCTGAGAACTCACAACCATCAGAAGATGCACATGTGCCTGAAAATGATTCAGGTGTAGCTGAAGAAAAGAGATGGCCAGGATGGCCTGGAGAAAATGTGTTCAGAATGTTAGTTCCTGTTCAAAAGGTTGGTGGTATCATTGGTCGCAAAGGAGAGTACATAAAGAAAATCTGCGAGGAAACGAAGGCTCGTATCAAGATTCTCGATGGTCCTCCTGGGACTACCGAAAGAACT GTAATGGTTTCCGCTAAGGAAGAGCCTGATCTTGACATTCCTCCTGCAATGGATGGCCTGCTGAGGATCCATAAGCGTATAGTTGATGTTGACTCGGATCCAGCTAATGCTCAGTCAGGCAATGGTAAGACGGTATCTACAAGGTTACTTGTAGCAGCAACACAGGCAGGGAGCTTGATTGGAAAGCAGGGTGCCACTATAAAATCTATTCAAGATGCTTCTCATTGTACCATTCGTGTCCTTGGTGGAG AGCACCTGCCGGTTTTTGCTTTGCCTGACGATAGTGTTGTTGAGATACAAGGGGAGCCTACGGGGTTGCACAAAGCGGTTGAACTAATTGCAACACACCTGAGGAAATTTTTAGTTGATCGAAGTGTTGTTGGAGTATTTGAGATGCAA ATGCAAATGCCAAATGCCCGAGCAAATCAAAATTTGCCTCCACCCCAATCTTGGGGCCCTCCAACTCAAGGATTTCCAATGAATGCTGGCGGTGGACCTGGTTATGGGGCCCCTCCTCAATACATGCCACCTCCACGCCAATATGACAACTATTACCCACCAGCTGATGTGCCGCCTCTGGATAAGCAGCCTCGTCCTGGACATCCTGCTTTTGGGAGAGATGCATCAGCAGGATCGCACACAGCAAGCCTGCAGCCACAACCATCAATAGTTACAAag GTCACACAGAATATGCAAATTCCTCTTTCATATGCAGATGCAGTCATCGGTGCTTCTGGTGTAAATATTAGCTACATTCGCCGTGCCAGTGGTGCAACTATTGCAATACAAGAAACGAGGGGTGCCCCAGGTGAAATGACTGTCGAAATTAATGGATCTGCATCACAGGTTCAGACTGCTCAACAGCTGATACAG AATAGTATTGCTGAAGCTGCAACAGCACAGAATTCTGCTAGTGGACCACCTGGTCAAGTTTATAATCCTTACGCCCATGGTACTCTGTATGCATCTCCACCATCCAATACTAGTGGACACACGGGCCATGCTCCAGCTGGAGACTACAGTTCTATGTATGGAGCCAGCTATGGTTATTAG
- the LOC140037743 gene encoding fructokinase-1-like: protein MQLHHAISFKSPIPPPPNYALSPSYPTTIHNPTSNHFCHSNRNIPSSSSSYYYYCSIFNCSAGIQIPLPKQQPLNSLSFCNSNNASSFDVDVDDDERLRNVGVIKEIDVATLGNLCVDIVLNVPRLPPKPLDQRKAYLDDVSKSPPDKRNWEAGGNCNMVIAAARLGLSCATIGHVGDEIYGQFLLDVLEDEGISVVRMDGENDEVSSSSAAYETLLCWVLVDPMQRHGFCSRADFSNEPAFVWMKKLSPEVKKAIKHSKILFCNGYGFDELAPSLLVSALEYAVEVGTSVFFDPGPRGKTLHSGSPDEQRALSKFLRMSDVLLLTSEEAESLTGIGNPVLAGQELLRRGTRMKWVIIKMGAKGSLLITTSSISCSPAFKVDVIDTVGCGDSFVAAIAFGFIHKMPLVHTLMIANAVGAATAMGCGAGRNVASLEQVIELVRRSDLNEDDSFWMDLLDKDLDVEQITLLSNMVINGSNGRLSRLCLEKVALEMLQKLEHVRSQKGVGGGAPYGYVLCQIYMEELEYLLSR from the exons ATGCAGCTGCATCACGCCATATCCTTCAAATCCCCAATCCCTCCACCGCCTAATTATGCCCTCTCTCCTAGTTATCCAACCACCATTCACAACCCTACCTCCAATCATTTCTGTCACTCCAATAGAAAtatcccttcttcttcttcttcttattattattactgcTCAATCTTTAATTGCAGTGCCGGTATTCAAATCCCTCTTCCCAAGCAGCAGCCTCTTAATTCCCTCAGCTTCTGCAACAGTAATAATGCCTCCTCCTTCGACGTCGACGTCGACGACGATGAGCGGCTAAGGAATGTCGGAGTGATTAAGGAAATCGACGTCGCAACTCTAGGTAACCTCTGCGTTGACATTGTACTCAATGTTCCTCGATTGCCTCCCAAGCCTCTCGATCAACGTAAAGCTTACTTGGATGACGTATCAAAATCCCCTCCTGATAAG AGAAACTGGGAAGCTGGTGGCAACTGTAATATGGTAATAGCAGCGGCAAGACTTGGTCTTAGCTGTGCTACAATTGGTCATGTTGGTGATGAAATCTATGGGCAATTCCTCCTGGATGTCCTTGAAGACGAGGGTATTAGTGTAGTTAGGATGGATGGAGAGAATGATGAAGTTAGCAGTTCAAGTGCAGCCTATGAAACACTTTTGTGCTGGGTGTTGGTGGACCCTATGCAAAGACATGGTTTTTGCAG TCGAGCAGATTTCAGCAATGAGCCTGCTTTTGTTTGGATGAAAAAACTATCCCCTGAAGTGAAGAAGGCTATTAAGCACTCAAAAATCCTTTTCTGCAATGGTTACGGCTTTGATGAGCTTGCCCCTAGCCTGCTTGTTTCTGCTTTGGAGTATGCTGTTGAAGTTGGAACCTCAGTCTTTTTTGACCCTGGACCACGAGGGAAGACGCTTCATTCAGGATCGCCTGATGAACAAAGAGCACTTAGCAAGTTCTTAAGAATGAGTGATGTCCTTCTGTTAACTTCTGAGGAG GCTGAATCATTGACTGGCATTGGGAACCCAGTTCTGGCAGGACAAGAGTTGCTTCGGAGAGGGACCCGCATGAAGTGGGTTATTATCAAAATGGGCGCAAAGGGTTCACTTTTAATTACAACATCTAGCATATCTTGTTCTCCTGCATTCAAG GTAGATGTCATTGACACAGTGGGGTGCGGAGATAGTTTTGTGGCTGCAATAGCATTTGGTTTTATACATAAAATGCCTTTGGTCCATACGCTGATGATAGCAAATGCAGTGGGTGCTGCAACTGCAATGGGCTGTGGTGCTGGTAGGAATGTGGCAAGCCTGGAGCAAGTAATAGAACTAGTAAGGAGATCAGACCTCAACGAGGATGATAGTTTTTGGATGGATCTACTTGATAAAGACTTGGACGTAGAGCAGATAACACTGCTTTCAAATATGGTCATAAATGGGAGCAATGGTCGGCTGAGTCGTTTATGCTTGGAAAAAGTGGCGTTGGAAATGTTACAAAAGCTCGAACACGTCAG GTCACAAAAGGGCGTAGGAGGTGGAGCTCCATATGGATATGTACTCTGTCAAATTTACATGGAGGAACTTGAATATCTTCTCAGCAGATGA
- the LOC140037744 gene encoding uncharacterized protein: protein MANHDVIIGHTRDTSVVQGSHFGLGLLHGRDSILDRVQTLESGQIHEHVRDFESTTADDSDLANATTDHDTLPAEVHDHELANQCSQGHTDEHSNGYDVGNQHENRFPQSGESDSTPSQDDVLNADQDDSGFENHGRQLALTPRDSGIGLPGSQELTVVEPHDIDENLELIVDQNHGMGILSVSEAPVQPSQVLVTSPILQSRTLVVAPTLELTVGQEFPDVQSCRRALRDIAIALHFEIQTVKSDKTRFTAKCASEGCPWRIHAAKLPGVPTFTIRTIHKEHTCGGIAHLGHQQASVQWVATSVEQHLRENPQCKPKEILEEIHRVHGITLSYKQAWRGKERIMATLRGSFEEDFRLLPQYCEQIRRTNPGSIASVYVNLVDNSFQRLFISFQASIYGFLNACRPLIGLDRTVLKSKYLGTMLFATSFDGDGALFPLAFGVVDEENDDNWMWFLAELHNLLETNTENMPRLTILSDRQKSIADAVDANFPTAFHGFCLRHLSESFRKEFNNTVLVNLLWEAANALTLVEFENRINDIEEISQEAGYWIQRVPPRLWATAHFEGTRFGHLTANIAESLNSWILEASALPLIQMMECVRRQLMTWFNERREASMEWTSVLVPSAERRVSEAIERARTYQVLRANEAEFEVISHEGTNIVDIRNRCCMCRGWQLYGLPCAHAVAALLSCRQNVHRFTESCFTIATYRKAYSQTIHPIPDRTLWKEMTDNTQTEGSCLDMVVNPPKSFRPPAQPRKRRARAEDRGHVKRVVHCSRCNQTGHFRTTCAAPI, encoded by the coding sequence atgGCGAACCACGATGTGATTATTGGGCACACAAGGGATACATCTGTGGTTCAGGGCTCACATTTTGGATTAGGATTATTGCATGGTCGAGATTCAATATTGGATCGGGTGCAGACTTTAGAATCAGGACAGATTCATGAGCATGTTAGAGATTTCGAATCAACCACTGCTGATGACTCAGATTTAGCAAATGCCACCACTGATCATGATACTTTGCCTGCTGAGGTCCATGACCATGAATTGGCTAACCAGTGTAGCCAAGGTCATACTGATGAACATTCTAATGGATATGATGTAGGTAACCAGCATGAGAATAGATTTCCTCAGAGTGGAGAGAGTGATTCAACTCCAAGTCAAGATGATGTACTTAATGCAGATCAAGATGATAGTGGCTTTGAGAACCATGGTCGACAGCTTGCTCTAACTCCTCGTGACAGTGGAATTGGTTTGCCAGGGAGTCAGGAATTGACTGTTGTAGAGCCCCATGACATTGATGAAAACTTAGAGCTCATTGTCGACCAGAATCATGGTATGGGAATTTTATCTGTTTCAGAGGCGCCTGTCCAGCCTTCTCAGGTCCTTGTTACATCCCCTATTCTGCAGTCTCGAACACTAGTTGTTGCTCCAACCCTTGAATTGACTGTTgggcaagaatttccagatgtCCAAAGTTGTCGTCGGGCTCTGAGGGACATAGCAATTGCTCTTCACTTTGAAATCCAGACAGTTAAGTCTGATAAGACTCGTTTCACTGCAAAATGTGCTAGTGAAGGATGTCCTTGGCGCATTCATGCTGCAAAGCTCCCTGGTGTTCCTACATTTACGATAAGGACCATCCACAAAGAACATACATGTGGTGGTATTGCTCATCTTGGTCATCAACAAGCCTCAGTGCAGTGGGTTGCAACCTCCGTGGAACAACATCTCAGGGAAAATCCTCAATGCAAGCCAAAAGAGATTCTGGAAGAGATCCACCGTGTTCATGGGATAACCTTATCGTACAAGCAAGCATGGAGAGGGAAGGAAAGGATCATGGCTACTCTTCGTGGTTCATTCGAAGAAGACTTTCGCCTTCTTCCACAATATTGTGAGCAAATTAGGCGGACAAATCCAGGGAGCATTGCATCTGTTTATGTCAATCTAGTGGATAATTCTTTCCAGCGCttatttatttctttccaaGCATCTATTTATGGGTTTCTGAATGCATGTCGCCCACTGATTGGGCTTGATCGGACTGTTCTAAAGAGCAAATACCTAGGGACTATGCTCTTTGCAACAAGCTTTGATGGAGATGGTGCACTATTTCCTTTAGCATTTGGTGTTGTTGATGAGGAAAATGATGATAACTGGATGTGGTTCCTTGCAGAGCTGCATAATCTTCTGGAAACTAACACAGAGAACATGCCAAGGTTGACAATATTATCTGATAGACAGAAAAGTATTGCTGATGCTGTAGATGCAAATTTCCCCACTGCTTTCCATGGTTTCTGTCTGCGTCATCTCAGTGAGAGTTTCAGGAAGGAATTCAACAATACTGTGCTTGTCAACCTTTTGTGGGAAGCTGCAAATGCTCTCACGTTAGTTGAGTTTGAGAACAGGATTAATGATATAGAAGAGATATCGCAGGAAGCTGGTTATTGGATACAGCGAGTTCCACCTCGCTTGTGGGCCACTGCACATTTTGAGGGAACACGTTTTGGGCATCTGACAGCCAACATAGCTGAATCATTAAATTCCTGGATACTTGAAGCCTCTGCACTTCCCCTGATTCAGATGATGGAGTGCGTCCGTCGGCAATTGATGACTTGGTTCAATGAAAGACGTGAAGCTAGTATGGAATGGACATCTGTACTTGTTCCCTCTGCTGAAAGGCGCGTCTCAGAGGCTATTGAAAGGGCACGTACCTACCAGGTTCTCCGAGCCAATGAGGCTGAATTTGAGGTTATTTCTCACGAGGGGACAAACATTGTGGATATCAGAAACCGTTGTTGCATGTGCCGAGGATGGCAGCTATATGGCCTGCCCTGTGCTCATGCTGTAGCGGCTCTTCTTTCTTGCAGGCAGAATGTTCATCGATTTACTGAGAGTTGCTTCACAATAGCAACATATCGCAAAGCCTATTCTCAAACCATACACCCTATTCCCGATAGAACCCTGTGGAAGGAGATGACAGATAATACTCAAACTGAAGGTAGTTGTTTGGATATGGTTGTAAACCCCCCCAAGTCCTTTCGACCCCCTGCACAGCCTAGGAAAAGAAGAGCTCGTGCAGAAGATCGGGGTCATGTGAAGCGGGTGGTTCATTGCAGCCGCTGTAACCAGACTGGACATTTTAGAACAACCTGTGCAGCACCCATATAA